The Zobellia alginiliquefaciens genome contains a region encoding:
- a CDS encoding TonB-dependent receptor, producing the protein MKKQYFLCYALFLSVIGIASAQITGTVLDEEGGPLPGASVVVKGTTTGSTTDFDGLFSIDAEVGDKLVVSYIGYETKEVTAAAGGMSVQLSSGVALSEVIIVGSRNPNRTATESTVPVDVISMKELNSVAPQVNLNQILNYVAPSFTSNTQTISDGTDHVDPASLRGLGPDQVLVLINGKRRHTSSLINVNGTFGRGSVGTDLNAIPAAAIQRIEVLRDGAAAQYGSDAIAGVINIVLNKSVNELNMTVTSGANFSKNANDQTGGVDGATTNIAASYGVPLGENGGFLNLSGDFDVRQAYGRMKEWEGGVFNAYNSIERLALGENLDIANLQDADVVRLSQNLSFFDQNDRDIISGFSPAELHSPTRTDGNGNITFYNPLSNDVTDAELAERNQQRSDYNMRVGQSALRGGRIFANFSLPLDDNGTEVYSFAGISSRTGNSAGFYRLPNQSRTYTPAYNNGFLPEINSAIKDRSLSVGVKGKINEWDVDLSNTYGKNSFLYTIGNTFNASMQNSSPTTFDAGGFSFAQNTANLDVTRFFEDTMSGLNVAFGAEYRVENYDIVAGEPASYGQYDGTGKINNAYDDILRDDSGTPLLTDEGATIPNPNSDIRVPTDFFGSARPGGSQVFPGFGPTNELSRGRSSVAGYIDIEADFSEKFLASFATRFEDYSDFGSTINFKLAARYKISDNLNIRGAANTGFRAPSLHQINFNSTSTIFDQNGDPQEVGTFANDSRAAKLLGIPELKEETSSSVSLGLTAKIPDANLTITVDGYYVEINDRVVYTGQFEGPGTGTELDNLLSQANATAASFFANAINTESRGLDVVITHQATLSDKWRLKSDLAGTFSKTNQIGDINSSEVLENAGLVDTYFPEDSRVYLEEAVPRTKLNLSNSLTSDKWIMFLRNVYFGEVTEATTVVENQQVFGTKVVTDLSIGYKATDALTLTLGANNLFDIYPDRAEEAFNNRSSGRFDWSRRAQQFGIGGRFLFARVNFTLK; encoded by the coding sequence ATGAAAAAGCAGTATTTTTTATGCTATGCGCTCTTTTTGAGTGTCATAGGAATTGCCAGTGCTCAAATAACGGGTACAGTGTTAGATGAAGAAGGTGGCCCCCTACCTGGAGCCTCGGTAGTAGTAAAGGGAACAACTACAGGTTCCACTACGGATTTTGATGGTTTATTTTCAATTGATGCCGAGGTAGGAGACAAGTTGGTCGTTTCTTACATTGGTTATGAAACCAAAGAAGTGACCGCTGCGGCTGGAGGAATGAGTGTACAACTTTCTTCTGGGGTAGCGCTTTCAGAGGTGATTATTGTTGGTTCTCGTAACCCCAACAGAACGGCTACTGAAAGTACGGTTCCGGTAGATGTTATTAGTATGAAGGAGCTGAATAGTGTTGCGCCTCAGGTGAACCTGAATCAGATATTAAATTATGTAGCACCTTCATTTACATCCAATACCCAGACTATTTCAGACGGTACGGATCACGTTGACCCAGCTTCTTTACGTGGTCTAGGTCCTGATCAGGTATTGGTCTTGATCAATGGAAAACGAAGACATACCTCTTCCCTTATTAATGTTAATGGAACTTTTGGGCGTGGTAGTGTTGGTACGGATTTAAATGCTATACCGGCAGCAGCAATACAACGTATTGAAGTGTTGCGAGATGGAGCGGCCGCACAATATGGTTCCGATGCCATTGCAGGGGTAATCAACATTGTATTGAATAAAAGCGTAAATGAATTGAATATGACGGTCACGAGTGGTGCTAATTTCTCTAAGAATGCCAATGATCAAACCGGTGGTGTAGATGGTGCTACTACCAACATTGCGGCAAGTTATGGGGTTCCTTTGGGGGAAAACGGAGGTTTCTTGAATCTTTCCGGTGATTTTGATGTTCGCCAAGCTTACGGCAGAATGAAAGAGTGGGAAGGTGGTGTTTTTAATGCATATAATTCTATTGAGAGATTAGCATTAGGCGAAAATTTGGATATAGCTAATCTGCAAGATGCAGATGTAGTTAGATTATCTCAAAACTTATCTTTTTTTGACCAAAACGATAGAGATATTATAAGCGGGTTCTCGCCAGCTGAACTGCATAGCCCAACAAGGACGGATGGCAATGGGAACATAACATTTTATAATCCTCTATCTAATGATGTCACGGACGCCGAACTTGCAGAAAGAAATCAACAAAGGAGTGATTACAACATGAGGGTTGGCCAGTCCGCCTTACGAGGAGGAAGGATCTTTGCCAATTTTTCCTTGCCGTTAGATGATAACGGAACGGAGGTGTATTCTTTTGCAGGTATCAGTTCTAGAACAGGAAATTCTGCAGGCTTTTATCGTTTGCCAAATCAAAGTAGAACATATACACCCGCCTATAATAACGGTTTCTTGCCCGAAATTAATTCGGCTATTAAGGATAGGTCGTTATCTGTAGGTGTTAAAGGAAAGATTAATGAGTGGGATGTGGATTTAAGTAACACCTATGGAAAGAACTCTTTCTTATATACTATAGGTAACACCTTTAATGCGTCTATGCAGAATTCATCGCCAACAACTTTTGATGCGGGTGGATTTTCCTTTGCCCAGAATACGGCCAATTTAGATGTGACTCGTTTCTTCGAAGATACCATGTCTGGCCTAAACGTTGCTTTTGGAGCAGAATATCGTGTAGAAAACTATGATATAGTTGCAGGGGAGCCAGCCTCATATGGCCAGTATGATGGTACCGGAAAAATAAACAATGCTTATGATGATATACTTAGGGATGATTCTGGCACCCCTTTATTAACTGATGAGGGGGCTACAATTCCAAACCCAAATTCGGACATACGTGTACCAACAGATTTCTTTGGAAGTGCTAGACCGGGTGGATCTCAAGTTTTCCCAGGTTTTGGACCAACAAATGAGTTGTCTAGAGGAAGAAGTAGTGTGGCCGGTTATATAGATATAGAAGCAGATTTTTCTGAAAAGTTTTTGGCCAGTTTCGCCACACGTTTTGAAGATTATAGCGATTTTGGTTCTACCATCAATTTTAAATTGGCTGCTCGTTATAAAATTTCTGATAATTTAAACATTAGAGGTGCTGCCAATACGGGTTTTAGGGCTCCTTCTTTACATCAGATCAATTTCAATTCTACATCAACTATTTTTGATCAGAATGGTGATCCTCAAGAGGTGGGAACTTTTGCAAATGACAGTCGTGCGGCTAAACTTTTGGGCATTCCAGAATTAAAAGAAGAAACTTCCAGCAGTGTTAGCCTAGGGCTTACAGCAAAGATTCCTGATGCTAATTTGACGATTACTGTTGATGGCTATTATGTTGAAATCAATGATAGAGTAGTCTATACAGGTCAGTTTGAAGGTCCTGGTACAGGAACGGAATTGGACAATTTATTGAGTCAGGCTAACGCAACAGCTGCTTCTTTCTTTGCAAATGCCATTAACACAGAATCTCGTGGGTTGGATGTGGTTATCACTCACCAGGCAACTTTAAGTGATAAGTGGAGATTGAAATCCGATCTAGCGGGTACGTTTTCAAAAACCAACCAAATAGGAGATATTAATTCTTCCGAAGTATTGGAAAATGCCGGTCTGGTAGATACGTATTTTCCAGAAGATAGTAGAGTGTATTTAGAAGAGGCCGTACCCCGTACAAAGCTTAATCTTTCTAATAGTCTTACGTCTGACAAATGGATTATGTTCTTGAGAAATGTATATTTTGGTGAAGTAACCGAAGCTACTACGGTTGTGGAAAATCAG
- the pepT gene encoding peptidase T, whose protein sequence is MQNIIDRFLKYVKIDTQSDPNSKTTPSTEKQWYLADLLVEELLEIGMEEVSIDNKAYITATLPSNINIDVPTIGFISHFDTSPDFSGTDVNPQIIENYDGKDIVLNHMENIILSPDYFEDLLQYKGQTLITTDGTTLLGADDKAGITEIITAMEYLINHPEIKHGKIRVGFTPDEEIGRGAHHFDVEKFGADWAYTMDGSQVGELEYENFNAASAKVVIKGKSVHPGYAKNKMVNAISIASEFLEILPPEETPQNTSGREGFFHVHHIQGEIEHAEFEMIIRDHDKSYFENRKQLLRDIAEKLNDIHGNCIDLEIKDQYFNMREKVEPVFHIVELAKEAMEAMRVTPIIKPIRGGTDGSQLSYMGLPCPNIFAGGHNFHGKYEYVPVESMIKATEVIIKICELAAKKAE, encoded by the coding sequence ATGCAAAATATCATTGACCGCTTTCTTAAATATGTCAAAATAGACACCCAAAGCGACCCCAATTCAAAAACGACCCCGAGTACTGAAAAACAATGGTATTTAGCAGATTTACTGGTTGAAGAACTACTGGAAATAGGAATGGAAGAAGTTTCTATTGACAACAAGGCTTACATCACCGCAACATTGCCCAGCAACATTAACATTGATGTGCCGACCATCGGTTTTATTTCTCATTTTGATACTTCACCCGATTTTTCAGGAACGGATGTGAATCCACAGATTATTGAGAATTATGATGGTAAGGATATTGTCCTGAACCACATGGAGAACATTATTCTCTCTCCTGATTATTTTGAGGATTTATTACAGTACAAAGGTCAAACCTTGATTACTACAGATGGCACTACCCTTCTTGGTGCCGATGATAAGGCCGGGATTACGGAAATTATCACGGCAATGGAATACCTTATCAACCATCCGGAAATAAAACATGGTAAAATTAGAGTAGGTTTTACGCCAGATGAGGAAATTGGTCGTGGAGCTCACCATTTTGATGTTGAAAAGTTTGGTGCCGATTGGGCATACACTATGGACGGAAGCCAAGTTGGCGAACTGGAATACGAAAATTTTAATGCAGCCAGTGCCAAGGTTGTTATTAAAGGTAAAAGTGTACACCCCGGCTATGCTAAAAACAAAATGGTAAATGCCATAAGTATCGCCAGTGAATTTCTTGAAATTTTACCTCCTGAAGAAACCCCACAAAACACTTCGGGCAGAGAAGGTTTTTTTCACGTTCATCATATACAAGGCGAAATTGAGCATGCCGAGTTTGAAATGATCATTCGTGATCACGACAAGTCTTACTTTGAAAACAGAAAACAGCTGCTCCGTGATATTGCGGAAAAATTAAATGACATTCACGGTAATTGTATCGATCTAGAAATAAAAGATCAGTACTTCAACATGCGTGAAAAAGTTGAACCTGTTTTTCACATTGTAGAACTAGCAAAAGAGGCAATGGAAGCCATGCGTGTTACGCCGATCATTAAACCCATACGCGGCGGAACGGATGGTTCACAACTGAGCTATATGGGGCTACCTTGCCCTAATATCTTTGCAGGCGGACACAATTTTCACGGAAAATATGAATATGTTCCTGTGGAAAGCATGATAAAGGCTACTGAGGTAATCATTAAAATATGTGAACTGGCGGCAAAAAAGGCAGAATAG
- a CDS encoding YdeI/OmpD-associated family protein yields MDASKKVAAYYGNEHHFKNGIAQLRKLALQTELVETYKWSIPTYTINEKNVLAICKFKKHFGIWFFNGVFLSDSENLLENAQEGKTQAMRHWKFYSEDDINAMKVSAYINEAIENQKKGLTLIKSSKKKVTNVILPLELKEAFKTQQKAKSAFKELSPYKQKEYVEYIASAKRKTTKLNRLEKILPMIIEGKGLNDVYR; encoded by the coding sequence ATGGATGCATCCAAAAAGGTAGCAGCCTATTATGGCAATGAACATCATTTTAAAAATGGTATTGCACAGTTACGCAAATTGGCGTTACAAACCGAGTTGGTAGAAACTTACAAATGGAGCATTCCAACATACACTATTAATGAGAAGAATGTTCTTGCCATTTGTAAGTTCAAAAAACATTTTGGAATCTGGTTTTTTAACGGTGTCTTTTTAAGCGATTCCGAAAACCTATTGGAAAATGCCCAAGAGGGAAAAACCCAAGCCATGCGCCATTGGAAGTTTTATTCCGAAGACGATATCAATGCCATGAAAGTTTCAGCATATATTAATGAGGCGATTGAAAACCAGAAAAAAGGTCTTACGTTAATTAAAAGTTCAAAAAAGAAAGTAACGAATGTGATTCTCCCCCTAGAGTTGAAAGAAGCTTTTAAAACACAGCAAAAAGCTAAAAGTGCTTTCAAAGAACTATCGCCTTACAAACAAAAAGAATACGTAGAATATATTGCCAGTGCTAAACGCAAGACCACAAAGCTAAATCGTTTAGAGAAAATCTTACCCATGATTATTGAAGGTAAGGGACTGAATGATGTGTATAGATAA
- a CDS encoding Gfo/Idh/MocA family protein has protein sequence MYHNRRNFIKKSSLALAGSSAAFLFPMELLASMRKKVGPNDQINVGLIGCKGMGFSDLTSMLKMSEISVMALCDVDEAVLKARTADLEKAGVKKPMWYRDYRKLLENKDIDVVIIGTPDHWHCLQLTDALTAGKDVYCEKPIANSIQEANIMLNYASSSDRMVQVGQWQRSQPHFVDAINFVHSGKLGSIRLAKAWAYQGWMKPVPVVADSAAPEGVDYKMWLGPAPERAFNANRFHFNFRWFWDYAGGLMTDWGVHLLDYALYGMKAGNPKSVMALGGKFAYPNDASETPDTLQTVFEYDKFSILWEHATGIDGGNYGRNHGIAFIGNNGTLVVDRNGWEVIPEEEFAGWGKKGTPKIEAVSYNKGEASGLDLHTANFIDAVKSRDNSKLNAPIKVGYDAAMVSHMGNVAFKTGNRIYWDDAAGKFKEEEANKLITSNYQNGWELPML, from the coding sequence ATGTACCATAATAGAAGAAACTTTATCAAGAAAAGTTCATTGGCCCTGGCAGGCTCAAGTGCCGCATTTTTATTTCCTATGGAGCTTTTGGCTAGCATGCGCAAAAAGGTAGGTCCCAATGACCAAATTAATGTTGGGCTTATTGGTTGTAAGGGTATGGGTTTTAGTGACCTGACCTCAATGCTTAAAATGAGCGAGATCAGTGTAATGGCATTATGTGATGTAGATGAGGCCGTGCTAAAAGCAAGAACAGCAGATTTGGAAAAAGCGGGCGTAAAAAAGCCTATGTGGTACCGTGATTATCGCAAGCTACTGGAAAATAAGGATATTGATGTGGTCATAATTGGTACGCCCGATCATTGGCACTGTTTACAATTGACGGATGCACTTACGGCAGGTAAAGATGTGTATTGCGAGAAACCCATAGCAAACTCTATTCAGGAGGCAAATATCATGTTAAACTATGCGAGTTCCAGTGACCGTATGGTTCAGGTGGGGCAATGGCAACGTAGTCAACCTCACTTTGTGGATGCCATTAATTTTGTGCATTCCGGAAAACTGGGAAGCATTAGACTGGCAAAAGCATGGGCTTATCAAGGTTGGATGAAACCGGTTCCGGTTGTTGCGGATTCAGCTGCTCCGGAAGGAGTAGATTATAAAATGTGGTTAGGTCCGGCTCCAGAACGGGCTTTTAACGCAAACCGATTTCATTTTAATTTTAGGTGGTTTTGGGATTATGCAGGTGGATTAATGACTGATTGGGGCGTGCATTTATTGGATTACGCTTTATACGGAATGAAAGCAGGAAACCCAAAATCGGTAATGGCGCTGGGCGGAAAGTTTGCGTACCCAAATGATGCTTCCGAAACTCCGGATACATTACAGACGGTTTTTGAATATGATAAATTTTCAATCCTTTGGGAGCACGCCACAGGAATTGACGGCGGAAATTATGGACGTAACCACGGTATCGCTTTTATAGGTAACAATGGCACCTTAGTAGTAGATCGCAACGGTTGGGAAGTAATACCAGAAGAAGAGTTTGCAGGTTGGGGTAAAAAGGGAACACCAAAAATAGAAGCTGTTTCATACAATAAAGGCGAAGCAAGCGGACTCGATCTACATACGGCAAACTTTATTGACGCCGTAAAAAGCCGGGACAACTCCAAACTAAACGCGCCTATAAAAGTAGGTTACGATGCTGCTATGGTATCGCATATGGGTAATGTTGCTTTTAAAACCGGCAATCGTATCTATTGGGATGACGCTGCAGGAAAATTTAAGGAAGAAGAAGCGAACAAGCTAATTACCTCCAACTACCAAAACGGCTGGGAACTTCCAATGCTTTAA
- the yajC gene encoding preprotein translocase subunit YajC, translated as MGDIGQFLPMILIFVVAYFFMIRPQMKRQKDEKKFAAELKRGDRVITKSGLHGKIMELNDNDFSCILETMAGKLKFDRSSISMEMSKKLNAPEKK; from the coding sequence ATGGGTGATATAGGACAGTTTCTTCCAATGATATTGATTTTTGTGGTTGCGTACTTCTTTATGATACGTCCACAAATGAAACGTCAAAAGGATGAAAAAAAATTCGCAGCTGAATTAAAAAGAGGCGATAGGGTAATTACAAAAAGTGGTTTGCACGGAAAGATCATGGAATTAAATGACAATGATTTTTCTTGCATATTAGAGACCATGGCAGGTAAGTTAAAGTTTGATCGTTCCTCCATTTCAATGGAAATGAGCAAAAAATTAAACGCTCCCGAAAAGAAGTAA
- a CDS encoding DUF1573 domain-containing protein, whose product MRKTFFALSICSLLAFVSCKENASSKVKSDNVAEAAQRDEAGKQVPVMEFAKAEHDFGTIEQGTPQETIFTFTNTGNAPLIITNATSSCGCTVPNPPKDPIAPGETGELVVKFNGSGQNQVTKTITVNANTEKGTEQLRIKAFVNPKGAAPVGPTK is encoded by the coding sequence ATGAGAAAAACATTTTTTGCCTTAAGTATATGTTCGCTTTTGGCGTTCGTATCGTGTAAAGAAAATGCGTCAAGTAAAGTAAAATCCGATAATGTTGCCGAAGCTGCTCAGCGTGATGAAGCTGGTAAGCAAGTTCCGGTAATGGAGTTCGCAAAAGCGGAGCATGATTTTGGAACTATAGAACAAGGTACCCCTCAAGAAACTATTTTTACTTTTACCAATACGGGTAATGCACCTTTGATCATTACAAATGCTACCAGTTCATGTGGTTGTACAGTACCAAATCCACCAAAAGACCCTATCGCACCAGGTGAAACAGGTGAGTTGGTTGTTAAGTTTAACGGATCAGGTCAAAACCAAGTAACTAAAACTATTACCGTAAACGCCAATACTGAAAAAGGTACTGAGCAATTACGTATTAAGGCTTTTGTTAATCCTAAAGGAGCTGCTCCAGTAGGACCAACAAAATAA